The following are from one region of the Rhodopirellula sp. P2 genome:
- a CDS encoding MBL fold metallo-hydrolase, which translates to MIFETIQTEGISQLSYLIGDDSTGTAAVIDPQPNVESYLRLSRQHGVAITHIFETHIHADFMSGACELQSRLGNAKIFASGEGDASYEFDVQQIKGGDSFGFGSTTLTARHTPGHTPEHLSYELADSDSPNEPWGVLSGDSLFVGSAGRPDLLGAEETEELTKQLFSTLRDYYLNLADHVIVYPCHGAGSACGADIGERPMTTIGQERKNNAFLQHENFEEFEKFVSDGAPPVPHHYPILKKINAKGPQLIGRAPVVPGLPPTEFQEAIQSGAAQLVDTRQMLAFGGGHIAGAMNLGDRPELSVWAGDMLDYDRPILLVVEDETRLDWVTWHFAIVGLHRFAGYLVGGMKAWNNAGLPLSMTPQLTVHDLHQHQSDFQILDVRAPSEYQSNRISGAKHCYVAEMRSGVNGELDLSRDDPVAVYCGSGYRASIAASVLERNGFQRVHNVPGSMSAWKNAGYSIEK; encoded by the coding sequence ATGATTTTTGAAACGATTCAAACCGAAGGAATCTCGCAGTTGTCCTATCTGATTGGAGACGATAGCACGGGAACCGCTGCGGTCATCGACCCGCAACCCAACGTGGAATCCTACCTTCGCCTCAGTCGCCAGCACGGGGTCGCGATCACGCACATCTTCGAGACTCACATTCACGCGGACTTCATGAGCGGAGCGTGTGAACTTCAGTCCCGACTCGGCAACGCGAAGATTTTCGCGAGCGGCGAAGGCGATGCCAGCTACGAATTTGATGTTCAGCAAATCAAAGGCGGAGATTCATTTGGCTTTGGCTCCACGACGCTGACGGCTCGGCACACCCCGGGTCACACGCCAGAACACCTCTCCTATGAACTGGCTGATTCTGATTCACCGAACGAGCCATGGGGCGTGCTCAGCGGTGACTCATTGTTTGTCGGATCCGCTGGTCGCCCCGATTTATTGGGGGCAGAGGAAACCGAAGAACTCACCAAGCAACTGTTCTCGACGCTCCGTGATTACTACCTGAATCTGGCCGATCACGTCATCGTCTACCCCTGTCATGGTGCGGGTTCCGCGTGTGGAGCCGACATCGGCGAGCGGCCGATGACGACCATCGGCCAGGAACGCAAGAACAATGCGTTCCTGCAGCACGAGAACTTCGAGGAATTCGAAAAGTTTGTCAGCGACGGCGCCCCTCCGGTTCCTCATCACTACCCGATCCTCAAAAAGATCAATGCGAAAGGGCCCCAGCTGATTGGCCGCGCTCCCGTCGTGCCGGGGCTTCCTCCCACAGAATTTCAAGAGGCGATTCAATCCGGCGCAGCACAACTGGTCGACACACGTCAAATGCTCGCGTTCGGTGGAGGCCACATTGCCGGCGCGATGAACTTGGGTGACCGGCCTGAATTGTCGGTCTGGGCCGGGGACATGCTCGACTACGATCGCCCCATCTTGCTGGTTGTTGAGGATGAAACTCGATTGGACTGGGTCACTTGGCATTTTGCGATCGTTGGACTGCATCGCTTCGCCGGCTACCTCGTCGGCGGCATGAAGGCCTGGAACAATGCAGGTCTTCCGCTGTCGATGACTCCACAACTCACCGTCCACGATCTGCACCAACACCAGAGCGACTTTCAAATCCTGGACGTTCGTGCGCCGTCTGAATACCAATCCAACCGAATTTCAGGAGCGAAGCATTGTTACGTCGCCGAGATGCGAAGCGGCGTCAACGGCGAGCTGGATTTGAGCCGCGACGATCCAGTCGCGGTTTACTGCGGCAGTGGGTATCGAGCGAGCATCGCGGCGAGTGTCTTGGAACGGAACGGATTTCAGCGTGTCCACAACGTGCCCGGCAGCATGAGTGCCTGGAAAAACGCCGGCTACTCCATCGAAAAGTAG
- a CDS encoding CoA-binding protein, whose translation MSDAISMFLSASTFAVAGASARQHKYGNKVFRALIGSGRIAYPLNPITEEIEGHQAYPRLQDLPTVPEAVSIITPPEVTRKVVADAIEAGVKHLWMQPGAEDDGASHAARQAGLSVIDDGSCILVLLARE comes from the coding sequence ATGAGCGATGCCATTTCCATGTTTCTCTCCGCTTCCACCTTTGCCGTCGCGGGGGCTTCTGCTCGCCAGCACAAGTACGGCAACAAGGTCTTCCGGGCTCTGATTGGATCCGGGCGGATCGCGTACCCGCTCAATCCGATCACGGAAGAGATTGAGGGGCATCAGGCCTACCCGCGGCTTCAAGATTTGCCGACGGTGCCCGAGGCGGTTTCGATCATCACTCCGCCGGAGGTGACTCGCAAAGTGGTCGCTGACGCGATCGAAGCGGGCGTGAAGCACCTTTGGATGCAACCCGGTGCGGAGGACGACGGAGCCAGCCATGCAGCTCGCCAGGCCGGGCTGAGCGTGATCGACGACGGCAGTTGCATTCTGGTGCTGCTTGCTCGTGAATGA
- a CDS encoding MerR family transcriptional regulator, producing MFSIGEFSKMTGLTIKSLRFYHQQGVLTPCRVEVGSGYRYYSETQVDTARVIAQLRELEFSVADVREILSNHSDDADIVERLRSQRAVIKERMKKDRDIAGLLDQIIVHETEATQTMNQTSYAVEEKNVDPCLIASIRMQGAYRECGKGFAKIGRRLGRFINGKPMLLHHDTEYKEADADFEACLPVKKGESSDEIIVRELPGGRALSLMHLGPYEEIGRSYEKIIKHAKTQSLNYHLPTREIYHKGPGMIFRGNPKKYLTEIVFLISKDVS from the coding sequence ATGTTCAGCATAGGCGAATTTTCCAAGATGACCGGGCTGACGATCAAGTCACTCCGGTTTTATCACCAGCAGGGCGTTCTAACGCCTTGTCGCGTCGAAGTCGGAAGCGGGTACCGCTATTACTCGGAAACGCAGGTCGACACGGCACGGGTGATTGCTCAGCTTCGTGAGCTGGAATTCTCTGTGGCTGACGTTCGAGAAATACTGAGCAACCACAGTGACGATGCCGACATTGTCGAACGTTTGAGGTCCCAGCGAGCTGTGATCAAAGAACGGATGAAAAAGGATCGCGACATTGCAGGGTTGCTCGATCAAATCATTGTCCATGAAACCGAGGCCACCCAAACGATGAACCAGACCAGCTACGCCGTCGAGGAAAAGAACGTCGACCCATGTTTGATCGCGAGCATTCGCATGCAGGGGGCCTACCGCGAATGCGGCAAAGGATTCGCGAAAATTGGCCGTCGACTGGGGCGTTTCATCAATGGCAAACCCATGTTGTTGCACCATGACACCGAATACAAAGAAGCGGACGCCGACTTCGAGGCTTGCCTGCCGGTGAAGAAAGGCGAATCAAGCGACGAGATCATCGTCCGAGAACTGCCTGGCGGACGAGCGCTGTCGTTGATGCATTTGGGACCATACGAAGAGATTGGTCGGTCCTACGAGAAAATCATCAAGCATGCGAAAACGCAGTCGCTGAACTACCACTTGCCGACGCGAGAGATTTACCACAAAGGACCCGGGATGATCTTCCGAGGCAATCCCAAGAAGTATCTCACCGAGATTGTATTTCTGATTTCGAAGGACGTTTCCTGA
- a CDS encoding rhodanese-like domain-containing protein, with protein sequence MIWLSEQFVLWLNRIAPFIGLTRVEEISTEELARRLEQNDPSIVLVDVRSEPERNVSHIPGSISRDEFQSRQREFQNRTVVASCTIGGRSWIFAQRCLRRGMKARNYRSGILGWCESGGELVSADGTRTQRVHTHNRFLRAPAGYESATKRHTTASKASE encoded by the coding sequence ATGATTTGGCTATCCGAACAATTCGTCCTCTGGCTCAACCGGATCGCTCCCTTCATCGGATTGACTCGCGTGGAAGAGATCTCGACCGAGGAGCTCGCCAGACGACTGGAACAGAACGATCCATCGATCGTTCTCGTCGACGTTCGATCTGAACCCGAGAGGAATGTGTCGCACATTCCAGGCTCCATCTCCCGCGACGAATTCCAGTCACGCCAGCGAGAGTTCCAAAATCGCACCGTGGTTGCCTCGTGCACCATCGGCGGCCGCAGCTGGATCTTTGCACAACGTTGCCTGCGACGCGGAATGAAGGCTCGCAACTACCGCTCCGGGATCTTGGGATGGTGCGAATCCGGCGGCGAGCTCGTGTCAGCTGATGGCACGCGGACGCAACGTGTTCACACCCACAATCGGTTCCTCCGCGCACCCGCTGGTTATGAAAGTGCGACGAAGCGGCACACCACGGCTAGCAAAGCGAGCGAATGA
- the nrfH gene encoding cytochrome c nitrite reductase small subunit — protein MRSATADPSEPTPSTTAGKKRFPKIAMLFCVALGLLAGIGTFTFGYGKGASYLSNTPETCVNCHVMQSHFDSWQQSSHHHVAVCNDCHLPHDKIGKWIVKGDNGFFHSLAFTLGGYSDPIEIKPRNRRVTQSTCVDCHRDFVHALLPATPQGDMQNCVHCHADVGHAGHGKVDWMHPR, from the coding sequence ATGCGATCTGCCACCGCCGATCCATCGGAACCGACGCCAAGCACGACTGCGGGAAAGAAGCGGTTCCCCAAAATTGCCATGCTCTTCTGCGTTGCCCTGGGACTGCTCGCCGGAATCGGCACGTTCACGTTCGGGTACGGGAAAGGCGCCAGCTATCTGAGCAACACCCCCGAAACCTGCGTCAATTGCCACGTGATGCAATCGCACTTTGATTCTTGGCAGCAGAGTTCTCACCACCATGTTGCCGTTTGCAATGACTGTCACTTGCCGCACGACAAAATCGGCAAATGGATCGTCAAAGGTGACAATGGATTTTTCCACTCCTTGGCATTCACCCTGGGTGGCTATTCCGATCCGATTGAAATCAAACCACGCAACCGCCGGGTCACTCAGAGCACCTGCGTGGACTGCCATCGTGATTTTGTGCACGCGTTGCTGCCGGCGACCCCGCAAGGTGACATGCAGAACTGCGTCCACTGCCATGCCGACGTTGGCCACGCGGGCCACGGCAAAGTGGACTGGATGCATCCGCGTTGA
- a CDS encoding ammonia-forming cytochrome c nitrite reductase subunit c552 has product MSDQQPRSFGWLILLTALTAFATFGVVALLVNIFERKQEARVPFTRVVEVTEISTDPEPWGLNFPQQYEDYLKTVDDDYTDFGGNHALPPSKLEESPWLKRLFAGYAFSIDYREARGHAHMLGDQEVTKRVTDVQQSGACLHCHASIAATYRRIGLEEQGKPTDAKSLADGFQQEAVLAGFRAVSTKKYEEVHAEIDQTPDGFDAASGDPHIGGAHPVSCVDCHEPQTMAIRVTRPGFILGIDKLAKSDAEVPHLPSIQAWRDGGKQGVYDPNTMATRQEMRSFVCGQCHVEYYCANKMTLTYPWSNGLKMENLEAEWDATTFPDGGEFYDYVHKTTGTKVYKAQHPEFELWSQGIHARAGVSCSDCHMPYEKVGATKVSSHWVRSPMMNINKACQTCHKVPEAEIKARVDVIQDRTRALIDRAASAMTEMLDAIIEVQAAGATEEQLKPIRDLQRKAMWRLDYIASENSKGFHASQESARILGESIDYSRQAIAKAYRLGLTTSDSSASGSPEAEPEETQTPAGD; this is encoded by the coding sequence ATGTCCGATCAGCAACCACGCAGCTTCGGATGGCTGATTCTATTGACCGCACTGACCGCTTTCGCAACGTTCGGCGTTGTCGCGTTGCTGGTCAACATTTTCGAACGCAAACAGGAAGCACGGGTGCCCTTCACCCGGGTGGTGGAGGTCACCGAGATCAGCACGGACCCGGAACCCTGGGGCCTGAACTTCCCGCAGCAATACGAGGACTACCTGAAAACCGTCGACGACGATTACACCGACTTCGGCGGCAACCACGCGCTACCACCTAGCAAACTGGAAGAGTCGCCCTGGCTGAAACGATTGTTTGCTGGCTACGCCTTCAGCATTGATTATCGCGAAGCACGCGGCCACGCTCACATGTTGGGCGATCAAGAAGTCACCAAGCGGGTGACTGACGTTCAGCAATCCGGTGCTTGTTTGCATTGCCACGCGTCCATCGCCGCCACGTACCGACGAATTGGATTGGAAGAACAAGGCAAACCGACGGACGCGAAATCCCTGGCCGATGGTTTTCAACAGGAAGCGGTCTTGGCCGGTTTCCGTGCGGTCAGCACCAAGAAGTACGAAGAAGTGCACGCCGAAATTGATCAAACACCCGATGGATTTGACGCCGCCAGCGGCGATCCCCACATCGGCGGTGCCCATCCCGTTTCTTGCGTGGATTGCCACGAACCCCAAACCATGGCGATTCGAGTCACTCGTCCCGGATTCATCTTGGGCATCGACAAACTCGCCAAGAGCGACGCCGAGGTTCCACACCTGCCCAGCATCCAGGCCTGGCGAGATGGCGGCAAGCAAGGCGTCTACGATCCGAACACCATGGCGACTCGCCAAGAAATGCGATCGTTCGTCTGCGGCCAGTGCCACGTCGAGTACTACTGTGCGAACAAGATGACGTTGACCTACCCCTGGAGCAACGGTCTGAAGATGGAGAACCTTGAGGCGGAATGGGACGCCACCACGTTCCCCGATGGCGGAGAGTTCTACGACTACGTCCACAAAACAACCGGCACCAAAGTCTACAAAGCCCAGCACCCTGAATTTGAACTTTGGAGTCAGGGCATTCACGCCCGAGCCGGCGTCAGTTGCAGCGACTGCCACATGCCATACGAAAAGGTCGGCGCCACCAAAGTCAGCAGTCACTGGGTTCGCAGCCCCATGATGAACATCAACAAGGCTTGCCAAACCTGCCACAAAGTTCCCGAGGCCGAGATCAAAGCTCGCGTCGATGTGATCCAAGACCGAACGCGAGCCCTCATCGACCGCGCGGCCAGTGCGATGACAGAAATGCTGGATGCGATCATCGAAGTCCAAGCGGCCGGTGCAACCGAAGAACAACTCAAACCGATTCGCGATCTGCAACGCAAAGCGATGTGGCGCCTGGACTACATCGCCAGCGAAAACAGCAAGGGTTTCCATGCCAGCCAAGAGTCCGCACGGATCCTGGGCGAGTCGATCGACTACAGCCGACAAGCGATCGCAAAAGCCTACCGACTGGGTTTGACAACGTCCGACTCCTCCGCGTCCGGTTCGCCAGAAGCGGAGCCGGAAGAGACTCAAACGCCCGCTGGCGACTGA